In Macrobrachium rosenbergii isolate ZJJX-2024 chromosome 4, ASM4041242v1, whole genome shotgun sequence, one genomic interval encodes:
- the LOC136834358 gene encoding uncharacterized protein isoform X1, with amino-acid sequence MQLNKWIVWWLAVSQIVNSLVQLRKGAIIKEHGKVKMIQDLAIVKIQTDSIIDQREQLVQLSNQIQAGLQSVQDRNLYDMLSKLQRDIDSVMPRKVVKRSLIPFIGVALHNLFGVATDGNVERLKERVAQLENWASEQGTVYNKVIGNVNQNQKMITVLKEFVNSALHNVSSEIARIHQTEMMEQLLIETSNFLLEYKELLNAIMMAGKNLLSPFLITPSEIEAIIQKCVVNNHLKPLVENIVDYYGLITVKVIANQIILVIPFNNPDVNSLMSVYPFPMVVDNKSIVLEGTVRHFALQHDSFLVTEIPEHKFRECVMLNDGVYVCNIVNFYEPLSALHCLDDLVNNKNGKNHCKYIPFTETFKAQIIDDEIFVFSANRLNAKIDCKSNKTEVVFINVHSFSSACELVILHNLYYKPTVFDIQFEFQ; translated from the exons atgcaattgaa caaatggattgtatggtggttggcagtgagtcaaattgtgaactcactcgtacaactaaggaagggagccatcatcaaggagcatggcaaggttaagatgatacaggacctagccattgttaagatccagacggactccattatcgatcagagagagcagttagtccagctgagcaatcagatacaggcaggattacaaagtgtccaagatagaaatttgtacgacatgctctccaagttgcagagggacatcgatagtgttatgccaaggaaagtagtaaagcgatcactcataccctttataggtgtcgctttacacaatctctttggagtggcgaccgatggtaatgttgaaaggctaaaggaaagagtggcacaacttgaaaattgggcttctgagcagggcactgtctataataaagtaataggaaatgtcaatcaaaatcagaaaatgatcacagtgctgaaagaatttgtgaacagtgcactccataatgtttcatcagaaattgctagaatccatcaaacagaaatgatggagcaactgctcatagaaacaagtaatttccttctggaatacaaggaattactcaatgcaatcatgatggcaggtaaaaacctgctgtcgccttttctgataacccctagtgaaattgaagccattattcagaaatgtgttgtgaacaatcacttgaagccactagtagaaaatatagtggactattatggcctgatcacagtgaaagtgatagccaatcaaattatactagtgatccctttcaacaatccagacgtcaactcattgatgtcagtctatccattcccaatggtagtagataataagtccattgtactagaaggaacagttcgacactttgccttgcagcatgattctttcctagtgactgaaattcctgaacataaattcagggaatgtgtcatgcttaatgatggtgtatatgtttgtaacattgtgaatttctatgaaccattgagtgctcttcattgcctagatgatcttgtaaacaacaagaatggtaagaaccattgtaaatatataccgtttacagaaactttcaaggctcaaatcattgatgatgaaatttttgtgttctcagcaaacagattgaatgctaagattgactgtaagtcaaacaaaacagaagtagttttcattaacgtacactcattttcatctgcttgtgaattggttattttacataatttgtattacaaacctacagtcttcgacatacagtttgaatttcagtaa
- the LOC136834358 gene encoding uncharacterized protein isoform X2 → MIQDLAIVKIQTDSIIDQREQLVQLSNQIQAGLQSVQDRNLYDMLSKLQRDIDSVMPRKVVKRSLIPFIGVALHNLFGVATDGNVERLKERVAQLENWASEQGTVYNKVIGNVNQNQKMITVLKEFVNSALHNVSSEIARIHQTEMMEQLLIETSNFLLEYKELLNAIMMAGKNLLSPFLITPSEIEAIIQKCVVNNHLKPLVENIVDYYGLITVKVIANQIILVIPFNNPDVNSLMSVYPFPMVVDNKSIVLEGTVRHFALQHDSFLVTEIPEHKFRECVMLNDGVYVCNIVNFYEPLSALHCLDDLVNNKNGKNHCKYIPFTETFKAQIIDDEIFVFSANRLNAKIDCKSNKTEVVFINVHSFSSACELVILHNLYYKPTVFDIQFEFQ, encoded by the coding sequence atgatacaggacctagccattgttaagatccagacggactccattatcgatcagagagagcagttagtccagctgagcaatcagatacaggcaggattacaaagtgtccaagatagaaatttgtacgacatgctctccaagttgcagagggacatcgatagtgttatgccaaggaaagtagtaaagcgatcactcataccctttataggtgtcgctttacacaatctctttggagtggcgaccgatggtaatgttgaaaggctaaaggaaagagtggcacaacttgaaaattgggcttctgagcagggcactgtctataataaagtaataggaaatgtcaatcaaaatcagaaaatgatcacagtgctgaaagaatttgtgaacagtgcactccataatgtttcatcagaaattgctagaatccatcaaacagaaatgatggagcaactgctcatagaaacaagtaatttccttctggaatacaaggaattactcaatgcaatcatgatggcaggtaaaaacctgctgtcgccttttctgataacccctagtgaaattgaagccattattcagaaatgtgttgtgaacaatcacttgaagccactagtagaaaatatagtggactattatggcctgatcacagtgaaagtgatagccaatcaaattatactagtgatccctttcaacaatccagacgtcaactcattgatgtcagtctatccattcccaatggtagtagataataagtccattgtactagaaggaacagttcgacactttgccttgcagcatgattctttcctagtgactgaaattcctgaacataaattcagggaatgtgtcatgcttaatgatggtgtatatgtttgtaacattgtgaatttctatgaaccattgagtgctcttcattgcctagatgatcttgtaaacaacaagaatggtaagaaccattgtaaatatataccgtttacagaaactttcaaggctcaaatcattgatgatgaaatttttgtgttctcagcaaacagattgaatgctaagattgactgtaagtcaaacaaaacagaagtagttttcattaacgtacactcattttcatctgcttgtgaattggttattttacataatttgtattacaaacctacagtcttcgacatacagtttgaatttcagtaa